One Methylomonas sp. LL1 DNA window includes the following coding sequences:
- a CDS encoding TIGR01777 family oxidoreductase, with protein MPNKSILITGGTGFLGSALTFKLLQQHQPAVILGRSADKIMRCFGNQVQAVTRVSDLADAGSFKAVINLAGAGIFDRRWNEARKQVLRDSRIQLTQQLVSWMADSSNPPDVLISGSAIGFYGDQGDQTLTEQSQPRPDFSQKLCADWETAALQAETAGTRVCLIRTGLVLGQGGGLLKRMLLPFRFGLGGRLGNGRQWMSWIHWQDWIGIVLTMMDNPDMRGPYNATAPMPVTNQEFSATLAGILNRPMLLPMPETVLKVVLGEMAALVLGSQRVMPQRLLAQDFQFQYSQLDTALRNVLTPTQ; from the coding sequence ATGCCAAATAAATCGATTCTAATTACGGGAGGCACCGGTTTTTTAGGTAGCGCCTTGACTTTTAAATTGCTGCAGCAACATCAACCGGCGGTAATCTTGGGCCGTAGCGCGGATAAGATAATGCGGTGTTTTGGCAATCAGGTGCAAGCCGTTACCCGTGTTTCGGATTTAGCCGATGCGGGGTCGTTTAAAGCTGTTATCAATTTGGCCGGTGCCGGTATTTTCGACCGGCGCTGGAACGAGGCTCGCAAGCAGGTATTGCGCGACAGCCGTATTCAACTGACTCAGCAACTGGTGAGCTGGATGGCTGATTCCAGCAACCCTCCCGATGTGTTGATCAGTGGTTCGGCAATCGGTTTTTATGGCGATCAAGGCGATCAGACGTTAACCGAACAGAGCCAACCGCGACCGGATTTTTCTCAAAAACTATGTGCCGACTGGGAAACTGCCGCTTTACAAGCGGAGACTGCCGGCACCCGAGTTTGCTTGATACGGACAGGCTTGGTATTGGGGCAGGGTGGTGGTTTATTGAAACGCATGCTGCTGCCTTTTCGTTTTGGCTTGGGCGGGCGTTTAGGTAATGGTCGGCAATGGATGTCATGGATACATTGGCAGGACTGGATAGGCATCGTGTTGACCATGATGGATAATCCCGACATGCGTGGGCCTTATAATGCTACCGCGCCAATGCCGGTGACCAACCAGGAGTTCAGCGCAACCTTGGCCGGAATTTTAAACCGGCCGATGTTGTTACCCATGCCGGAAACCGTGCTGAAAGTTGTGTTGGGCGAAATGGCCGCCTTGGTATTGGGGAGCCAACGGGTGATGCCGCAACGCTTATTGGCACAGGATTTTCAATTCCAATATTCACAGTTGGATACTGCCTTGCGCAATGTCCTGACGCCAACTCAATAA